Proteins encoded by one window of Crassostrea angulata isolate pt1a10 chromosome 9, ASM2561291v2, whole genome shotgun sequence:
- the LOC128163946 gene encoding uncharacterized protein LOC128163946, which yields MKTLLHVCCILELCSMVVVQNIPTFKGRGIRTTNSTRSQQIDIQNMIEAKKRKDYIKRQILHILNFSSISNHPPEQPSSVRPPQKAKKYTPDHSILSEPAAFSNDTSCMQFPIPVEYFDKSVQLKNGDIKVFIRVKNKKNKRKKKVSLKISLITENKKSVTIASRKFKLRKTAWQHIHLPATLIKSIQRQHMDVLKICIHCNKCKRKVKIELPTRPNTKRKKKRKNKNGRRRRKQRVPKLRKNRPKLLLYSKSTEVSVRNRRHVPSEYDSKCCKHAQFIPFSSLHLPQEIEFPKGFLYEQCTTLCSENDASKQSHDVKECRSVRKDPLNLDIKFKDGIQFNLSIPNAKVSTCQCHIQ from the exons ATGAAAACTCTCCTGCACGTCTGCTGTATTTTGGAGCTTTGCTCAATGGTCGTGGTACAAAACATTCCAACATTTAAAGGTAGGGGAATTCGAACTACCAACTCAACGAGATCTCAACAAATCGACATCCAAAATATGATAGAAGCCAAGAAAAGGAAAGATTATATCAAGCGACAGATTTTGCACATTTTAAACTTTAGCAGCATTTCCAACCATCCTCCCGAGCAACCTTCTTCAGTGCGACCACCACAGAAAGCAAAAAAATATACACCGGATCACTCTATTCTCTCCGAACCTGCTG CTTTTTCGAATGATACAAGTTGCATGCAATTTCCAATACCTGTCgaatattttgacaaaagtGTCCAGCTCAAAAACGGGgatataaaagtttttataagggtaaaaaacaaaaagaacaaaCGGAAAAAGAAAGTTTCTCTCAAAATTTCACTTATTACTGAGAATAAAAAATCGGTAACCATAGCAAGTAGGAAATTCAAATTACGAAAAACAGCCTGGCAGCACATTCATCTTCCAGCAACCCTGATCAAATCCATTCAGAGACAACATATGGATGTTCTTAAGATCTGTATCCATTGTAACAAATGCAAAAGGAAAGTGAAAATAGAATTACCCACAAGACCAAATACAAAACGAAAGAAGAAGAGGAAAAACAAAAATGGCCGACGGCGGCGAAAGCAGAGAGTACCCAAGTTGAGGAAAAATCGCCCAAAGTTATTGCTATACTCCAAAAGCACCGAAGTTTCTGTTCGAAATCGTAGACACGTTCCAAGTGAATATGATTCGAAATGCTGCAAGCATGCTCAGTTTATCCCATTCAGTAGTTTACATTTACCTCAGGAAATTGAGTTTCCAAAAGGTTTTTTATACGAACAGTGCACGACGTTGTGTTCAGAAAATGACGCATCAAAACAAAGCCATGACGTCAAAGAATGCAGAAGTGTGCGGAAAGATCCACTGAACTTGGATATCAAATTCAAAGATGGCATACAGTTCAATTTATCAATACCAAACGCCAAAGTGAGCACGTGTCAATGTCATATACAGTAA